Proteins co-encoded in one Bacillus infantis NRRL B-14911 genomic window:
- a CDS encoding restriction endonuclease, which translates to MDGFVSGFEIGLKILWSIISAEPMLTFTLLSFFIGSLVWASVMHFIRQQKIRKSGIMEIDKMKGKEFEAYLQVLFKSLGYTVRMTPTTGDYGADLILTVSDKKIVVQAKRYNKKVGIKAVQEVVSAKNHYNANECWVITNNYFTDPAVRLASSNNVVLKNRDHLMKLMLNMNKGA; encoded by the coding sequence TTGGATGGATTTGTTTCTGGATTTGAAATAGGGTTAAAAATTTTATGGTCGATAATTTCCGCAGAGCCAATGCTAACTTTTACTCTTTTATCTTTTTTTATAGGCTCCTTAGTTTGGGCTTCTGTCATGCATTTTATAAGGCAACAGAAGATTAGAAAATCGGGCATAATGGAAATTGATAAAATGAAAGGCAAGGAATTTGAGGCCTATTTGCAAGTTTTGTTTAAAAGTCTTGGATATACAGTTCGTATGACTCCAACAACAGGTGACTACGGGGCTGATCTAATATTAACTGTATCTGATAAAAAAATAGTAGTGCAGGCCAAGAGATACAATAAAAAAGTTGGTATAAAGGCTGTTCAAGAAGTTGTTTCAGCCAAGAATCATTATAATGCAAATGAATGTTGGGTTATTACAAACAACTACTTTACTGATCCAGCTGTAAGACTTGCATCTTCTAATAATGTAGTTTTGAAGAACAGGGATCATTTAATGAAATTGATGTTAAATATGAATAAAGGTGCCTAA
- a CDS encoding replicative DNA helicase: MGTEGIGINYDRLGRSDQPREKLLEAESMILGAVLLEPQVIEQLTLGPEHFTQAENRQIFSAMRALESKKLKIDMVMLVEELGDQIENAGGVSYLVEVANSCPTAANLDQYEQIVLKYYQLGLIRKSAHYFLGDFTPESAAELYKTLIQYHTIHNKDKMTKDDLLLQLYESLYEQKTGLPGVDTGFETLNGLTGGWKEGELIILAARPSMGKTALAIQLAWECASRNGISLVFSLEMSAKQIFQRLLCSLSGINMMKWHNPHKYLSMEEMGRMQEAMNSVYKAKLTVEENGLVTLMEIRQHIMNLKREHPTEPFLVVIDYLQLITVKERFDRHDLTIGYITKQLKSMAKEFKIPIILLSQLSRGVDSRADKRPRLSDLRDSGNIEQDADLVLFLYRDAYYDSKSEVGNEVEVNIAKNRNGPVGMVRLGFEKEFGRFWG; this comes from the coding sequence TTGGGGACAGAAGGTATAGGGATAAACTACGACCGCCTTGGGAGGAGTGATCAGCCGAGGGAGAAGCTGCTGGAGGCAGAAAGCATGATACTTGGGGCAGTCCTGCTTGAGCCTCAGGTGATTGAGCAGCTGACCCTGGGACCGGAGCATTTCACACAGGCGGAGAACCGGCAGATCTTTTCCGCGATGAGGGCTTTGGAGAGCAAGAAGCTGAAGATTGACATGGTCATGCTTGTGGAAGAGCTGGGCGACCAGATTGAGAACGCCGGTGGTGTGAGTTATCTGGTCGAAGTCGCCAACAGCTGTCCGACGGCGGCCAATCTTGATCAGTATGAACAGATTGTCCTTAAATACTATCAGCTGGGCCTGATCCGCAAATCCGCTCACTATTTCCTTGGCGATTTCACCCCTGAATCTGCGGCAGAGCTTTATAAGACGCTCATCCAATATCACACCATTCATAACAAAGATAAAATGACGAAAGATGATCTTTTACTGCAGCTGTATGAATCGCTATATGAACAGAAGACAGGACTCCCGGGCGTGGACACTGGATTTGAAACACTGAATGGGCTGACAGGAGGCTGGAAGGAGGGGGAACTAATCATCCTCGCCGCAAGGCCCTCGATGGGGAAGACGGCGCTCGCCATCCAGCTCGCCTGGGAGTGTGCAAGCAGGAACGGAATATCACTTGTCTTTTCACTGGAAATGAGCGCAAAGCAAATCTTCCAGCGTCTGCTCTGCAGCCTGTCCGGCATCAACATGATGAAATGGCATAACCCTCATAAATACCTGTCGATGGAAGAAATGGGCAGGATGCAGGAAGCCATGAACAGCGTGTATAAAGCCAAACTGACCGTGGAGGAAAACGGTCTCGTCACCCTAATGGAAATACGCCAGCATATCATGAACCTGAAGCGCGAGCACCCCACCGAGCCATTTCTTGTCGTCATTGACTACCTGCAGCTCATTACCGTCAAGGAGCGCTTTGACCGCCACGACCTTACCATCGGGTACATCACCAAGCAGCTGAAGAGTATGGCGAAGGAATTCAAGATTCCGATTATCCTCCTGTCGCAGCTGTCCAGGGGAGTTGATTCAAGGGCGGACAAACGTCCCCGGCTTTCGGATCTGCGTGATTCTGGCAATATTGAGCAGGATGCAGATTTGGTGCTGTTTTTATATAGGGATGCTTATTATGACAGTAAGAGTGAGGTGGGGAATGAAGTGGAGGTGAATATTGCGAAGAATCGGAATGGGCCGGTGGGGATGGTAAGGTTGGGGTTTGAGAAGGAGTTTGGGCGGTTTTGGGGGTGA